One segment of Allorhodopirellula heiligendammensis DNA contains the following:
- a CDS encoding rhodanese-like domain-containing protein, which translates to MESLGDLIIRVCDRSFGAIEALRRVFGRSKVETISTLDLESAMKSEKSTPVLVDVRSDSELAVSRIPGAITQHEYEEGVEEFAGRRVVAYCTVGGRSYLFARKLVASGVNASNYRDSILGWCRVGLPLESPDGQPTNEVHPYWRIFHVPDEYDVKI; encoded by the coding sequence GTGGAATCACTTGGTGATCTGATCATTCGAGTTTGCGACCGTAGCTTCGGAGCGATTGAGGCTTTGCGTCGCGTCTTTGGACGGTCGAAGGTGGAGACGATCTCGACTCTCGATCTTGAGAGTGCGATGAAGTCGGAAAAGTCAACACCAGTGCTGGTTGATGTTCGCAGCGATTCGGAACTTGCGGTGTCCCGAATTCCGGGGGCCATCACACAGCATGAATACGAAGAAGGTGTGGAGGAGTTTGCTGGCCGACGGGTTGTGGCTTATTGCACGGTGGGCGGACGCAGTTATTTGTTCGCTCGGAAGTTGGTGGCCAGCGGCGTTAATGCATCGAACTATCGCGACAGCATTCTGGGTTGGTGCCGAGTTGGTTTGCCACTCGAATCTCCTGACGGCCAACCCACCAACGAGGTTCATCCGTACTGGCGAATCTTCCACGTGCCGGATGAGTACGACGTGAAGATTTGA
- a CDS encoding metal-dependent hydrolase, protein MDIATHALIGTATAAGLFQTQPALAVGLVLGNVAPDLDALSRVAGKHAFLRFHQTYTHSAGAIATVLAVAVGLLMAGIPVWGELAIGLVVGMAMHVGLDLANSYGVKCLWPFSQKRFALDWIFFIDAFIVGLCFVTLVAQCLCQTDKNLLRWSSIIFVTALMLYVGLRSVIAGRAKRLVNSASNQRGPISIIPTTWSPFRFLVCRQQNGLADTFTLDARSGLETEGEVIAILDENVPETVTQCREWQVMRSLSAFFFCLEIDSNAEGETYTFRDLRIRNFRTKFGKLTCQLDNRGVIQRKTWDV, encoded by the coding sequence ATGGATATCGCGACGCATGCTCTGATCGGAACAGCAACCGCAGCCGGTCTGTTTCAAACGCAACCGGCGTTGGCTGTCGGTCTCGTACTGGGAAACGTCGCTCCGGATTTGGATGCGTTGTCTCGGGTAGCGGGCAAGCACGCATTTTTGCGTTTCCACCAAACTTATACTCATTCCGCCGGAGCCATCGCCACAGTGTTGGCTGTCGCCGTCGGTCTATTGATGGCGGGCATCCCGGTTTGGGGAGAACTTGCAATCGGATTGGTAGTCGGCATGGCGATGCATGTCGGACTGGACCTCGCCAACTCGTACGGCGTGAAATGCCTGTGGCCGTTCTCACAAAAACGGTTTGCACTGGATTGGATCTTCTTTATTGACGCTTTTATCGTTGGTTTGTGCTTTGTGACTCTCGTTGCGCAGTGCCTGTGTCAGACCGATAAGAACCTGCTCCGTTGGTCGTCAATCATTTTTGTGACGGCGTTGATGCTCTATGTCGGACTGCGGAGCGTCATCGCGGGCCGAGCGAAGAGATTAGTGAATTCGGCGAGCAATCAACGGGGGCCAATATCAATCATACCGACAACGTGGTCGCCTTTTCGTTTCTTGGTCTGCCGTCAACAGAATGGCTTGGCAGACACATTTACACTTGATGCGAGGTCTGGTCTTGAGACGGAAGGGGAAGTCATTGCGATCTTGGACGAGAACGTGCCCGAGACGGTTACCCAATGCCGGGAATGGCAAGTGATGCGATCTCTATCTGCGTTCTTTTTTTGCCTCGAAATCGACAGTAATGCCGAAGGCGAGACCTACACTTTCCGAGATCTGCGGATCCGAAACTTCCGGACAAAGTTCGGCAAGCTGACGTGTCAACTCGACAACCGTGGCGTGATTCAGCGAAAGACCTGGGACGTTTGA
- a CDS encoding reverse transcriptase family protein: MDAKLFNLHRTRQVAGRLGLDESWMLRLAEELRTAEGRANYIREFTLFDPRPAKKPRDIISVRGDLRLAQRRLHQRLLSKAIEPTPYSHGGVRGRSIKTNAGQHARSRFVYLTDIANFYPSIHSSRINDFFGSNGCHPSVARLLTSLTTLDYHLALGLITSPILAEAIIKPVDRRIAVACDRLGLVYSRYVDDICISSKHSLQGSGIDATIRTILRQSGFKVRASKDRFIRVDEGCAITGIRIHRGRLSITPIYADELESDLGRALLFARGGTHTGLFFTKEQLWGRVQFVRWINPGRAKPLVRLFRQIPWRRYRVAASQSGLIAAKPVFGERDTASI, translated from the coding sequence ATGGATGCGAAATTGTTCAATTTGCACCGCACCCGACAGGTCGCTGGTCGTCTGGGCTTAGACGAATCTTGGATGCTTCGACTGGCCGAAGAACTTCGCACTGCTGAAGGGCGTGCGAACTACATTCGCGAGTTTACGCTTTTCGATCCCCGGCCCGCGAAGAAACCAAGAGACATCATCTCGGTTCGCGGAGATCTTCGATTGGCTCAGCGACGTCTTCATCAACGACTCTTGTCGAAGGCGATAGAGCCGACTCCCTACAGCCACGGTGGCGTTCGAGGTCGAAGTATCAAAACGAATGCCGGGCAGCATGCACGCAGCCGCTTTGTCTATCTGACGGACATCGCCAACTTCTACCCCTCCATTCACAGCAGTCGAATCAACGACTTTTTTGGATCGAATGGATGCCACCCGTCAGTCGCTCGATTGCTGACCAGCCTTACGACTCTCGACTATCACCTGGCACTGGGGTTGATCACGAGCCCGATTTTGGCGGAAGCCATCATCAAGCCCGTCGATCGGCGAATTGCGGTGGCGTGCGATCGACTCGGACTTGTCTACAGCCGATATGTCGACGACATTTGCATCTCGTCGAAGCACAGCCTGCAAGGTTCGGGAATTGACGCAACGATACGAACGATCCTCCGCCAATCGGGGTTCAAGGTTCGAGCATCGAAGGATCGCTTTATCCGCGTGGATGAGGGCTGCGCCATCACTGGCATTCGTATCCATCGTGGTCGACTTTCTATCACACCGATTTATGCTGACGAGTTGGAAAGTGATCTCGGCCGTGCGTTGTTATTCGCTCGCGGCGGAACGCACACCGGGCTTTTCTTCACGAAAGAGCAGCTCTGGGGACGCGTCCAATTTGTCCGGTGGATCAATCCTGGACGCGCGAAACCACTGGTTCGGTTGTTCCGCCAGATCCCATGGCGACGCTATCGCGTGGCGGCAAGTCAGAGCGGACTAATTGCGGCAAAGCCAGTATTTGGCGAGCGTGACACCGCATCCATTTGA
- a CDS encoding TIGR02452 family protein → MALKQIAKDTLDLIEAGTYEVGDRTVSFADAQQRALSQTRVYCPDEFDSIEATAGDGAPTIRVVDGTTQVVAQSMANDGHVALLNFASARNPGGGFLNGAKAQEEDLCRCSGLYPCLAACSQYYDANRNQTSLLYTDHAIFSPMVPFFKTRGTGDLLAEPFVASVITAPAPNSGPFLRLGPNATAELENTFARRWRNVLRIARDQNVTRLLLGAWGCGAFGGDPAMAARTAKAAIETDGDGIDEIVFAIPGKGRQSKANLDAFCEVFA, encoded by the coding sequence ATGGCATTGAAGCAAATTGCGAAAGACACGCTCGACCTGATTGAGGCTGGCACATACGAGGTCGGAGATCGGACGGTTTCGTTCGCTGATGCGCAACAGCGTGCGTTGAGCCAGACCCGTGTCTATTGCCCCGATGAGTTTGATTCGATCGAAGCGACCGCGGGCGATGGAGCGCCGACGATTCGCGTCGTTGATGGAACGACGCAGGTGGTGGCTCAGTCAATGGCCAATGATGGTCATGTTGCTCTGCTGAACTTCGCGTCGGCTCGCAATCCGGGCGGTGGTTTCTTGAACGGCGCCAAGGCTCAGGAGGAAGACCTGTGTCGGTGCAGCGGTTTGTATCCCTGCTTGGCTGCGTGCTCGCAATACTACGACGCCAATCGCAACCAGACTTCATTGCTGTACACGGATCACGCGATCTTCAGCCCAATGGTTCCGTTCTTCAAGACTCGCGGCACTGGCGATTTGCTTGCCGAACCGTTTGTCGCTTCCGTCATCACCGCGCCGGCACCCAACAGCGGCCCATTCCTGCGATTGGGCCCGAACGCGACCGCCGAACTTGAAAACACATTTGCTCGACGTTGGCGAAACGTGCTCCGGATCGCAAGGGACCAGAACGTAACACGTCTTCTGCTGGGAGCGTGGGGCTGCGGCGCGTTCGGTGGTGATCCGGCCATGGCGGCACGGACGGCCAAGGCCGCGATCGAGACCGACGGCGATGGCATCGACGAAATCGTATTTGCGATCCCTGGCAAAGGGCGGCAGAGCAAAGCAAATTTGGACGCGTTTTGTGAAGTGTTCGCTTGA
- a CDS encoding acyl-CoA dehydrogenase family protein encodes MYIRSSLCFIGLALVSPAIGTPQGTQEATTQLEQQCVFLEPGEALDQIQQDHSEESPIVVAQGELDQLIDCKGGGACPISAALIASQGVRVMAGLPADSHPHRTALRVFQDKPELLLGRISNDRMVILLAHLCVDMEELPVAISTVSAPNSPHAALGPKWSETNGPDLSTAPGELKILAYTVTTADGTVRGRHFVLLKTNKDGRLSFIDPGKPLKKRIFDVAYRGVPSATKRQVFFQVPNGLDKSGQTYELNTIFSVRLLSEESNESRDSNSRVESMKAKIDELSARLRNTDQFLSPVAWRKEGAWFGLPGVDLPASIGGGEYSVTEALELFRHAGRINLNLRDVVGGAHGRSLVKASSSLASDVLGKIVAGEAYIAVSITEPMAGSNPKEMQSKAVRYEGGFKLTGKKLWNARLRQATHVVLYTLAADAEKGEQSVFLIPIDHPGLKVIDRYAHGLTGNSFGGLEFEEMFVSRDHLLGEDGQGGKIFTEHFQYWRLMQAAAAIGCGEAALEQMAERLKSREAFGAPIGRFSHLQQPLGEYHTKLRMAMALAREAAKLIDEGQYEAATPLVNGLKAEGVEIALSACDAAMRAHGAMGYSRDVDLGDRVRDLMGLRIADGTTDVMRMSVVSKAYGSDLWTMSVYGVRSPMRKTQSEPISPVKASPAASND; translated from the coding sequence ATGTATATTCGGTCGAGCCTCTGTTTCATCGGATTGGCATTGGTCTCGCCAGCGATCGGGACGCCGCAAGGCACTCAGGAAGCGACAACCCAGCTTGAACAACAATGCGTGTTCCTAGAACCGGGCGAAGCTCTGGACCAAATCCAGCAAGATCATTCCGAAGAGTCGCCGATCGTGGTGGCTCAGGGTGAACTTGACCAGTTGATCGACTGCAAGGGCGGCGGGGCGTGTCCGATTTCGGCGGCGCTGATCGCTTCCCAGGGAGTGCGGGTCATGGCCGGTCTGCCCGCTGATTCACATCCGCATCGAACGGCGCTGCGTGTGTTTCAGGATAAGCCGGAGTTGCTGCTCGGGCGGATCAGTAACGATCGTATGGTGATTTTGCTGGCTCACCTATGCGTGGACATGGAGGAATTGCCCGTGGCGATATCGACTGTGTCGGCACCGAACAGCCCTCATGCGGCGTTGGGACCAAAATGGTCAGAGACTAATGGCCCGGACCTTTCCACGGCACCAGGCGAGTTGAAGATCCTCGCGTACACCGTGACGACGGCCGATGGGACGGTTCGAGGACGCCACTTTGTTTTGCTGAAGACGAACAAGGATGGGCGTTTAAGCTTCATTGACCCAGGAAAACCTCTGAAGAAACGAATCTTCGATGTGGCGTATCGCGGCGTGCCATCGGCAACCAAACGCCAAGTGTTCTTCCAAGTACCAAATGGCTTGGATAAATCCGGCCAAACCTATGAATTGAACACGATCTTTTCGGTGCGTTTGTTGTCCGAGGAAAGCAACGAGTCTCGGGACAGCAATTCGCGAGTTGAATCGATGAAGGCGAAGATTGACGAACTGTCAGCGCGGTTGCGGAACACGGACCAATTTTTGTCGCCGGTCGCGTGGAGAAAGGAAGGTGCTTGGTTCGGGCTGCCAGGCGTCGATTTACCAGCCAGTATTGGTGGCGGGGAGTATTCCGTTACCGAAGCTCTTGAATTGTTCCGTCATGCGGGTCGGATCAATCTGAATCTGCGGGATGTCGTCGGCGGTGCGCACGGTCGGTCGCTTGTGAAAGCTTCATCGTCGCTGGCCAGTGATGTGTTGGGCAAGATCGTTGCGGGCGAAGCCTACATCGCCGTTTCGATTACCGAACCTATGGCGGGATCGAATCCCAAAGAAATGCAAAGCAAGGCGGTTCGCTACGAAGGTGGCTTCAAGCTGACCGGCAAAAAACTGTGGAACGCCCGATTACGACAGGCAACGCACGTGGTGCTCTACACGTTAGCGGCCGACGCCGAGAAGGGAGAACAGTCGGTATTCCTCATTCCAATTGACCACCCAGGCTTAAAGGTTATCGATCGCTACGCCCACGGACTCACGGGCAACTCGTTCGGTGGCCTTGAATTTGAGGAAATGTTCGTCAGCCGCGATCACTTACTTGGCGAAGACGGTCAAGGCGGAAAGATATTCACCGAACACTTTCAGTATTGGCGACTGATGCAGGCCGCCGCCGCGATCGGGTGCGGGGAAGCCGCGCTAGAACAGATGGCCGAGCGACTCAAATCACGAGAAGCATTTGGTGCCCCGATTGGTCGTTTCAGTCATCTCCAACAACCACTCGGCGAGTATCACACCAAACTGCGGATGGCGATGGCGCTTGCTCGGGAGGCGGCAAAGCTAATCGACGAAGGCCAGTACGAAGCGGCCACACCGCTGGTCAATGGTCTGAAAGCTGAGGGTGTCGAGATCGCGTTGTCGGCGTGCGATGCTGCCATGCGTGCTCACGGCGCGATGGGCTACAGCCGAGATGTCGACCTGGGCGACCGAGTTCGCGACCTGATGGGTTTGCGAATCGCCGACGGCACGACCGATGTGATGCGAATGTCAGTCGTCAGCAAAGCATACGGCTCCGACCTCTGGACAATGTCTGTTTATGGAGTTCGATCGCCAATGAGGAAAACTCAATCGGAACCAATCTCACCAGTGAAAGCTAGCCCGGCGGCGTCAAATGATTGA
- a CDS encoding AAA family ATPase, translating to MRTLKRGVTPGPFIESVFLDPSRIYDPTHYAFNLPSTKSFRKLDLHPKVTFFVGENGSGKSTMLEAIAIANGLNAEGGSRNMMFATRESHSELHKALKFRRYHALVPDAWFVRAESLFNVATEIEHLGVGGSYGDKSLHEQSHGEAFMKLVENRFGQGLYFLDEPEAALSPQRQLEFLVLLDSIVSQDSQLIIATHSPIIMSYQPHRPDAQSGRSQP from the coding sequence ATGAGAACACTCAAACGAGGCGTCACGCCGGGGCCGTTCATAGAATCGGTTTTCTTGGATCCTTCCCGGATCTACGACCCGACGCATTATGCGTTCAATCTGCCGTCGACAAAGTCGTTTCGCAAACTCGACTTGCATCCGAAAGTCACGTTCTTCGTTGGCGAGAACGGATCGGGCAAGTCGACGATGCTTGAAGCGATCGCGATCGCCAACGGGCTGAACGCCGAGGGCGGCAGCCGGAACATGATGTTTGCGACGCGCGAGAGCCATTCGGAGTTGCATAAAGCGTTGAAGTTCCGCCGCTATCACGCATTGGTTCCGGACGCTTGGTTCGTGCGAGCGGAGAGCCTGTTCAATGTCGCGACTGAGATTGAACATCTGGGCGTGGGCGGCAGCTATGGCGACAAGTCGCTGCACGAACAGTCGCACGGGGAAGCGTTCATGAAGCTGGTTGAAAACCGCTTCGGCCAGGGGTTGTACTTTCTCGATGAGCCCGAGGCAGCGTTGTCGCCACAGAGGCAATTAGAATTCTTGGTACTGCTCGATAGCATCGTCAGCCAAGACTCGCAACTCATCATCGCGACACACTCGCCAATCATCATGAGTTACCAACCGCACCGGCCGGATGCGCAATCCGGTCGTTCGCAGCCATGA
- a CDS encoding helix-turn-helix domain-containing protein, translated as MRRLGKTARKVRSKLGLSQAKMARELGISIVQLSKIENDHAMPSPNLIEKYREVANVDLYVMDWCEDPDMTALPKAVREAAAELRNAWSQEFD; from the coding sequence ATGCGACGACTAGGAAAAACAGCCCGTAAAGTTCGGTCCAAGCTTGGGCTTTCGCAAGCCAAGATGGCTAGAGAGCTCGGTATTTCGATCGTTCAGCTCAGCAAAATTGAGAACGATCACGCGATGCCATCACCCAATTTGATCGAGAAGTACCGTGAAGTTGCGAACGTCGACTTGTACGTTATGGATTGGTGCGAGGATCCCGACATGACGGCGCTGCCAAAAGCGGTTCGTGAAGCCGCAGCAGAGTTGCGAAACGCTTGGTCCCAGGAATTCGATTGA
- a CDS encoding patatin-like phospholipase family protein, protein MIESEQHDSPDLFPYPVSKGEKESPATTWVRNHSSYLTVGGFLNYLQVAGVYIRGILLNLVVLAPVILVAAMIPAFFHHWLLNHPFAATGFASLLFVLAIAVFLANGPYSLIRAISQRLAGDHNRDGSLARLGREQLIAWAILALFVGISIDVTPRLIEFARQNQGSLQLNWPNVSALIVGIATLVGTASRFLDRFESTKASYAVAIVGLTSLSIPYLLLLGVANYLVYGIIPTRSMYAWLTFICVIAFTVSLFIALRIRSTKAMPTTNKRFGFAVTTGFAIAIGFLAFAAHRSGNQSAIVSEFVGEVTRPLSRLASVKVPKEKKLADTPAFQELVDKYELLNSFGKVRFTTHGVVLSESPLFSFLRPSSWLNWLDDRDADAEYFLAASDFIEAGERIDSLDSVSKLRLLHLGADEAFRTIVQAERKKTLVEGEAESRSPNNAILAECLRSKLAITAERREELATLTLDELHAVTSDTDAMQRDYQAITLRRLPERLSTTFLERTGRKPTSESEEKGALDVNLSGPFLLENLQRSEFDSAWGEEMWLTCLAASTDVDLWATDTAKQLSGVSGFSIGKAGDVVEEAKRRQVASAFTTEQCMQLLDQKDVIHRHIPNAGIAGANASLPGDVSVATKSLGQFLKRPWSTQRGGDVEKELSAFCSRLKLGTSDAFRVSCFDVLLYQAVNDQDVTGVAARIALAELFNPSIVIESVPEGMDPLGVYRVKAGEQMSDRSLKRLAAIRFTNIDKSEPILRRIVLGEFGNLQGLSGMKERVFERAFWSKGIFILVTATLLLIVAWLYIDINRTSAHGFYRDRLSRAFLFDIDCNGQVSPAFDVRLSELGNYSSGSVAPFQLINCAVNLQGSPDLEIRAEKSDFFTFNAVYAGSDRTGYVPIEVLEEACPSLSVGTAMAISAGAASPNMGRNTNSLLVFLMTFANLRLGYWLPNPRKVVQDLSENGKLKNRKLLDLTDVRVLEISKIKDRRKNLDPAGQESFDGVTDVEGSLCGLACSGGGIRSAAINLGIAQALHAAEIFPLFDLLSTVSGGGYFGSSVSTSMRARSSQEALRPIGNANDRESPSFENGFDPWVTGYRWITRPTHYLKEMTSWLSQDDTWINLSDGGHVENLGFYELLRRRCRFIVVGDGEADPDLEFPSLTFAIQAARARLNTTIQWVPESIHLWSQSAASSHSKRPHHALGRIQYPGDSRPAFVLYLKSSVNDDEPADVRGYDRQHEAFPHESTADQFFDPSQFEAYRELGKHIAESALAAIGPIERSEDAKSISFTSLINKLDVLCPDPAAISDE, encoded by the coding sequence ATGATTGAAAGCGAACAGCATGACTCGCCGGACCTATTTCCATATCCGGTCAGCAAGGGCGAGAAAGAATCGCCTGCGACCACCTGGGTGCGAAACCATTCCAGCTACCTAACGGTTGGCGGTTTCCTGAACTACCTGCAAGTTGCCGGGGTCTACATTCGTGGAATTCTACTGAACCTCGTAGTGTTGGCTCCCGTGATCCTCGTTGCTGCGATGATTCCGGCGTTCTTTCATCACTGGCTATTAAACCATCCGTTTGCCGCTACCGGCTTCGCATCATTGCTTTTTGTGTTGGCGATCGCAGTATTTCTAGCTAACGGTCCATACTCCCTGATCCGCGCCATCTCGCAGCGGTTGGCGGGCGATCACAACCGAGACGGGAGCCTAGCTCGCTTGGGTAGAGAGCAATTGATTGCCTGGGCGATTCTTGCATTGTTCGTCGGCATCTCAATTGACGTGACACCCCGTTTGATTGAGTTCGCCCGCCAAAACCAGGGCTCACTACAACTAAACTGGCCAAATGTTTCTGCACTCATCGTTGGCATTGCAACACTAGTTGGCACGGCGAGTCGGTTTCTTGATCGGTTTGAGTCAACGAAAGCTTCGTATGCTGTCGCAATCGTCGGGTTGACCAGTCTCTCGATCCCTTACCTACTGCTGCTCGGTGTTGCGAACTACCTGGTTTATGGCATCATTCCGACCAGATCAATGTACGCTTGGCTGACTTTCATTTGCGTGATTGCGTTTACAGTTTCGCTATTTATCGCCCTTCGCATTCGCTCGACCAAGGCGATGCCGACAACAAACAAGAGGTTTGGTTTCGCGGTGACCACGGGCTTTGCAATCGCAATTGGATTCTTGGCGTTCGCTGCTCACAGGTCGGGAAATCAATCAGCGATTGTTTCTGAGTTCGTAGGCGAAGTCACACGTCCGCTCAGTCGGTTGGCTAGCGTGAAGGTTCCAAAGGAGAAGAAACTCGCCGACACACCAGCTTTCCAGGAATTGGTGGACAAGTACGAACTCCTAAACTCATTTGGAAAGGTACGGTTCACGACGCACGGCGTCGTTCTCAGCGAATCTCCGCTCTTCTCTTTTCTGCGGCCTAGTTCCTGGCTGAATTGGCTCGATGACCGCGACGCAGACGCTGAGTATTTCCTGGCTGCGTCCGATTTCATTGAAGCCGGTGAGCGGATTGATTCTCTTGATTCAGTCAGCAAGCTCAGGCTGCTTCATCTCGGCGCTGATGAAGCCTTCCGAACGATCGTCCAAGCTGAACGCAAAAAGACTCTTGTCGAAGGGGAGGCGGAATCGCGTTCGCCGAATAACGCTATCTTGGCGGAGTGCTTGCGATCCAAGTTGGCCATTACGGCAGAACGGCGAGAGGAATTGGCAACCCTCACTCTCGATGAGTTGCATGCCGTCACCTCCGATACAGATGCGATGCAACGTGACTATCAAGCAATCACTCTGCGTAGACTTCCCGAGCGTTTGAGCACTACATTCCTGGAGCGAACAGGGCGAAAGCCTACAAGTGAATCGGAAGAAAAGGGGGCGCTCGACGTCAACCTTAGCGGGCCGTTTCTCCTTGAGAACTTGCAGCGTTCGGAATTCGATTCAGCTTGGGGTGAAGAGATGTGGTTGACATGTCTAGCTGCATCCACTGATGTTGATCTGTGGGCCACTGACACCGCGAAACAGTTGTCAGGAGTCAGCGGGTTCAGCATTGGAAAGGCTGGTGATGTCGTTGAAGAAGCAAAACGAAGGCAAGTAGCTTCTGCCTTCACCACTGAACAATGCATGCAGTTGCTGGATCAAAAAGATGTCATTCATCGACACATTCCGAATGCTGGCATAGCAGGGGCGAACGCCTCTTTGCCCGGCGACGTGTCCGTAGCGACCAAATCACTGGGCCAATTCTTGAAACGACCATGGTCTACCCAACGCGGTGGCGACGTAGAGAAAGAACTTTCAGCATTCTGTAGCCGACTAAAGTTGGGAACTTCGGACGCGTTTCGAGTTTCATGCTTTGACGTTCTCCTTTACCAGGCAGTGAATGACCAGGATGTGACGGGAGTAGCGGCACGGATTGCTCTTGCTGAATTGTTTAACCCTTCAATCGTTATTGAATCTGTGCCGGAGGGAATGGATCCGCTTGGCGTATATCGCGTCAAGGCCGGCGAACAAATGAGCGACCGATCACTTAAGCGTCTTGCGGCGATCCGATTCACGAACATTGACAAGTCAGAACCCATTCTCCGGCGGATTGTTCTCGGCGAGTTCGGAAACCTGCAAGGACTCAGCGGAATGAAAGAACGAGTGTTTGAGCGAGCGTTCTGGTCGAAAGGCATTTTTATACTCGTCACCGCTACGCTCCTTCTGATTGTCGCTTGGCTCTACATCGACATCAATCGCACATCCGCTCACGGATTTTACCGCGACCGCTTGTCCCGAGCTTTCCTTTTCGACATCGACTGTAATGGGCAAGTTTCGCCCGCGTTCGATGTGCGACTAAGCGAGCTCGGAAACTATTCCAGCGGATCAGTCGCGCCTTTCCAACTCATCAACTGTGCTGTAAATCTGCAAGGAAGCCCTGACCTGGAAATTCGTGCCGAGAAGAGCGACTTCTTCACGTTCAACGCTGTCTACGCGGGAAGTGATCGAACCGGGTATGTTCCGATTGAAGTCCTTGAGGAAGCCTGCCCCAGCCTGAGCGTTGGTACTGCGATGGCGATCTCGGCTGGCGCTGCGTCGCCCAACATGGGACGGAACACCAACTCGCTACTTGTATTTTTGATGACATTCGCCAATTTACGACTGGGATATTGGCTTCCGAACCCTCGCAAGGTGGTTCAGGATTTATCAGAGAACGGCAAACTGAAGAATCGCAAATTGCTCGATCTCACTGATGTTCGGGTACTCGAAATTAGTAAGATCAAAGATCGCCGGAAGAATCTGGATCCGGCTGGACAAGAATCGTTCGACGGAGTCACCGACGTTGAAGGGTCTCTATGCGGTCTCGCTTGCTCGGGAGGCGGAATCCGGTCGGCTGCAATCAACCTTGGTATCGCCCAGGCTCTTCATGCGGCCGAAATTTTCCCGTTGTTCGATCTTCTTTCGACAGTGTCTGGAGGCGGTTATTTCGGATCAAGCGTAAGCACGTCAATGCGGGCAAGATCCAGTCAAGAAGCACTTCGACCAATTGGGAACGCGAACGACCGTGAGTCGCCATCGTTTGAAAATGGCTTCGATCCTTGGGTTACTGGCTATCGCTGGATCACTCGACCGACTCACTACTTGAAAGAAATGACCAGTTGGCTCAGCCAAGACGATACGTGGATTAATCTTTCTGATGGAGGGCATGTGGAGAATCTAGGCTTCTACGAATTGCTCCGTCGGCGATGCCGGTTCATCGTGGTGGGTGACGGTGAAGCCGATCCTGATTTGGAGTTCCCTAGCTTGACGTTTGCCATTCAAGCGGCGCGAGCAAGGTTGAACACAACGATCCAGTGGGTTCCGGAGAGCATTCACCTTTGGAGCCAATCCGCGGCTTCGAGCCATTCCAAACGTCCACACCATGCTTTGGGACGAATTCAATATCCCGGCGATAGCCGACCCGCCTTTGTGCTGTACTTAAAGTCGAGTGTGAATGACGATGAGCCGGCAGACGTTCGTGGCTACGATCGCCAACATGAAGCGTTTCCGCATGAGTCGACTGCCGATCAGTTCTTCGATCCCTCGCAGTTTGAAGCCTATCGAGAACTTGGCAAGCACATCGCGGAATCGGCTCTTGCCGCTATCGGTCCTATTGAACGAAGCGAAGACGCAAAGTCGATTTCGTTTACGTCCTTAATAAATAAGCTGGATGTTCTATGTCCTGACCCAGCGGCAATTTCCGACGAGTGA
- a CDS encoding OsmC family protein, producing the protein MNETLVREVDGGFRQTITAGGHELTADELVSVGGTDVGPDPYGLLLSALGACTPMTLSMYANRKGWPVESISVQLGHSKVHAEDCEDGSRSRGETPGIRL; encoded by the coding sequence ATGAATGAAACACTAGTTCGCGAGGTGGATGGTGGGTTTCGGCAAACCATCACGGCGGGTGGACATGAGCTCACTGCCGATGAGCTGGTGTCGGTTGGTGGGACAGATGTGGGGCCAGATCCGTACGGGTTGTTGCTGTCGGCTCTTGGAGCTTGCACACCGATGACGCTCAGCATGTACGCGAATCGGAAAGGATGGCCGGTCGAATCCATCTCGGTCCAGCTCGGTCACTCGAAGGTCCATGCCGAGGATTGCGAGGACGGCTCGCGTTCGAGAGGCGAGACGCCTGGCATTCGGCTCTGA